GCTTCGACCGCTCGATCAACCCCTATCGCGGCTGCGAGCATGGCTGTGTCTATTGCTTCGCGCGGCCGACCCACGCCTATCTCGGGCTGTCTCCCGGGCTCGATTTCGAGTCGAAACTGTTCGCCAAGCCCGATGCGCCCGCGCTGCTCGAGAAGGAGCTGGCGGCGCCCGATTACGAGGCGCGGATGATCGCGATCGGCACCAACACCGATCCCTACCAGCCGATCGAGCGCGACCGGAAGATCATGCGCGGCATCCTCGAGGTGCTGGAGCGCGCCGGGCATCCGGTCGGCATCGTGACCAAGTCGGCGCTGGTGACCCGCGACATCGACATCCTGGCGCGGATGGCCAAGCGCAATCTTGCCAAGGTCGCGCTCTCGGTGACGACGCTCGATCCGAAGCTTGCCCGCACCATGGAGCCGCGCGCCTCGACGCCGCCGAAGCGGCTCGAGGCGATCAAGCGGCTGGCGGAGGCCGGCATCCCGACCACGGTGATGGTCGCGCCGGTGATCCCGGCGCTGAACGATTCCGAGATCGAGCGCATCCTCGATGCCGCAGCCCATGCCGGCGCCAGGGAGGCGAGCTACGTGCTGCTGCGGCTGCCGCTCGAGGTCCGCGACCTGTTCCGCGAATGGCTGATGGCGAACTATCCCGACCGCTACCGCCACGTCTTCACGCTGATCCGCGACATGCGTGGCGGCCGCGACTACGATTCGCAATGGGGCACGCGGATGAAGGGCACCGGCCCGATGGCCTGGATGATCGGCCGTCGCTTCGAGATCGCCTGCGAGAAGCTCGGGCTCAACAAGCGGCGCACCAAGCTGACCACCGATCACTTCGCCAAGCCGAAGCGCAGCGGACAGCAGCTCAGTTTGTTCTAGGTGAGATGGCGTAGCCCGGATGGAGCGAAGCGAAATCCGGGATCTTGTGCCGGCGGTGAGACTTTCCCGGATTACGCTTCGCTCCATCCGGGCTACGAAGAAGCAAGCTGGCGACAACACCATAAGCAAAGTGAGTGCAACAATGAGTAACGCCCCGACCGCCCGCTTCACCGTCCTCACGCTCGGCGTCAGCGACATGCGCGCCAGCATCGCTTTCTATGAGTCCCTCGGCTTCACCAGGAAGATGCGCGCGACCGGCGAGGAGGTCGCCTTCTTCGAGACCGGCGGCACCGTGCTCGGGCTGTTCCCGTGGCATCTGCTCGCCGACGACGCCGGACTGCCAGATCAGCCGCGCCCGGCCGCATTCCACGGTGTCGCGATCGCCTGGAACTGCAACGACGATATCGAGGTCGATCGCGTGATGGCATTCGCGCTGTCGAAGGGCGCCACATTGCTGAAACCGGCGCAGCCGACCAGCTATGGCGGCTATTGCGGTTATTTCGGCGATCCCGACGGCCACGCCTGGGAAGTGGTGCGCGCGCCGGGCTTTGAGGTTCTCGATAGCGGGCGGGTGTCGATCCCGGATTAGAGAGAGCTGGATTGAATAGCGGGGAAGGGGAGCGGGTTCCCGGTTGCGCCGGGGGCCTTGCTTGATCACGATCGCCGCATGATTCGGGATAAGTCCAAAAGCGCATCAAAGAGCGTGTCGAAGAAGAAGTCGGCTGAACCGGCCGTGCCGGCCAAGCGCGTCATCGCGGTGACGCGCCCGAGCTTTCGGCGCGAGCGCGCGCTGATCAAGCGCGGCGTCTGGCCGGTCGCCGGCTGCGACGAGGCCGGGCGCGGCCCGCTGGCCGGACCCGTGGTCGCCGCCGCCGTGGTGCTCGACCCCGATCGCGTCCCAAAAGGCCTCGATGATTCCAAGCGGCTGACCGCCGAGCGCCGTGAGGAACTGTTCGAGGAGATTTGCGCGACCGCTGCGTTCGCGGTTGCGGTGGCCTCGCCGGCGCGAATCGACCGCGACAATATCCTGCGCGCCTCGCTGTGGGCGCTGGCCCGTGCCGTGCACGCGCTGCCGGAGATGCCGAAGCACGTCTTCGTCGACGGCCGCGACAAACTCGCCACGCCCTGCGACTGCGATGCCGTGATCGGCGGCGACGGCATCGTGGCCTCGATCGCGGCGGCCTCGATCATCGCCAAGGTGACGCGCGACCGCCTGATGTGCGCGCTGGCGCTGGATTGCCCCGGCTACGGTTTCGAGCAGCACAAAGGCTACGGCGTCCCCGAGCACCTCGAGGCGCTGGAGAGGCTCGGGCCGAGCAGCCATCACCGCAGTTTCTTCGCCCCCGTCGTCGCCGCGCGGCTGAAGCATTTCCCGGTCGCGGCTGAGCCCGACCTGTTCACGGTGGACGCGACAAGCGAGGCCGCGGCGTCCGAAGCGGCGTAGCGCGCGACCGCGCCGCACTCTCGGCTGTCATCGCCCGGTTTCGCGGGTGATGACAGCGGAGATTGACTTAGCAGGGGGCACTCACCGGCCCCGGTTGCCTCCATCGCCGCCGCCGTTTATCAAAACCTCAGGGATCAGATGGCGCCGCTTTGTTTGAGCATGGTCTTTTCGGAAAGCCGCTTCGCACTTTTCCGGATCATGCTCGACTGACAAGTGGCTGGGGCATTTCAGGCGTTTCATGCGGTTTACCTCCCTGGTTGTCGAACTGATCCGCGCCCGGCCGCGCCTCGTGGTGTGGGTCGTGGTGCTGGTGCAGGCCGCGATCTGGCTGCTGCTGCCGCTGATCTTCTACGGCAGCCCGCCCGGCAATCTCGCCACCGTCCTCGCCTTCGGACGCGAATATCAGGTCGGCACCGACATGGGGCCGCCGCTTTCGTTCTGGCTCGCAGACATCGCCTTCCGCGCCGCCGGCAACCACGTGTTCGGCGTCTATCTGCTGGCGCAGGTCTGCGAGATCGTCACCTTCATCGCCTTCTACCAACTGGCACGCGCCATCGTCGGCGGCCCGCAGGGCGTGCTGGCGGTGCTGCTGTCGATGACGGTGGTGGTGTTCTCCTCGCCGAGCGTCGAGTTCGGGCCGCTGATCCTGGCGCGTCCGCTGTGGGCGCTCCTGCTACTGCATTCCTGGCAATTGATCGGGCAGAACCGGCGCGCCGCCTGGTTCGCCTGGTCGATCGATTGCGGACTCTTGCTGCTGACGACGCCGGCAGCGATCGGCATGATCCTGCTGGTTGTCGGCTTTGCGCTCGCAACCGAGCGCGGGCGGCGCACGCTGCGCGCGGTGGACCCGCTCTATGCGCTGCTGGTCGTCATCGTGCTGGCGCTGCCCTATCTGATCTGGCTGGTCCGCGCCGACGCGCTGGCGCTGCCGGCCTTGCCGGCGCTTGCCGAGCTCAAGGCGCGCGCGCTGCGCTGGGGCGTCGTGCTCGGCGGGCTGATCGTGGCGACCGCCGCAATCGCCGTGCTCGCGATCCTCAATTCACGCTGGTTCGCCCGCGACGGTGAGGATGCCCCGATCATCTACCGTCCGCCGGTCAGTCCGCTGGCGCAGCAGTTCGTTTACTTCTTCGCGTTCGCGCCGGCGATCGTGAGCAGCTTCGTCTCCGGGCTGTTCGATCTCGACCGCGCCTTCGGCGGCGCCGGCGTGGCGCTTTTGATGTCGGGGCTCGCGGTCGTCGTCGCAACCGGCGATCTGATCCATCTCAGGCGGCAACGGCTGCTGCGCTCGGTATGGGCCTTCGCCATCGCGGCGCCCGCCGCGCTCGCGCTGGCGGCGGCGTTGTTCCTGCCCTGGACCAGCACCACCGAGGTGCCGACCTCGCTGCCGGCAACCGCGATGGGGCGCTTCTTCGACGACAGCTACGAGCGCCGCACCAACCAGCGCCTGCGCGCGGTGGCCGGCGATCCTGAAATCGCCAGCCTGATTGCGATGAACGGGCGCCGTCCGCATCTGTTGCTCGACGCCGCGCCGCAACGGACGCCCTGGCTGACGGTCGCAAGGTTCAACGAGACCGGCGGCGTCGTGGTCTGGCGCGCGCAGGACACCGCCGGCACGCCGCCGCCCGATCTTGCGCAACGCTTCCCTGGCCTCGTGCCGGAAGTGCCGCGTTCGTTCGACCGCCTGGTCAACGGCCGGCAGCCGGTGCTGCGGATCGGCTGGGCGATCGTGCGGCCGAAGGGGTAGGGATTCGTAAATTTGTAGGATGGGTAGAGCGAAGCGAAACCCATCAACTCGTATCCGCGGCGCGAAATGACGGGTTTCGCTGCGCTCTACCCATCCTACTAAGCTACCCCGCCGCCGGCTGCAGCACCTTCGCGATCGCGCGCAGATCCTGCCACGACAACCGCTTGTAGGACGGCGAGCGCAACAGATACGCCGGATGGAAGGTGGCGACGGCGCGGATCGTGCGCGTGCCGGTGTCGTAGTCGATCCATTTGCCGCGCGTGCGCATGATGCCTTCGCGCGTGCCGAGCAGCGCCTGGGTCGAGGGATTGCCGAGCGTCACCAGCACATCGGGATTCACCAGCTCGATATGGCGCTGGATGAAGGGTAGGCACACCTGCGTCTCCTGCGGCGTCGGCGTGCGGTTGCCCGGTGGCCGCCACGGGATGACATTGGCGATATAGGCTTTGCTGCGGTCGAGCCCGATTGCCGCTATCATGCGGTCGAGCAGCTTGCCGGAGCGGCCGACGAACGGCAGTCCCTCGATGTCCTCGTCGCGGCCCGGCGCTTCGCCGACGAACATCACGCGCGCCTCGGGGTTGCCATCGGCGAACACCAGCCGGGTCGCGGTGTGCTTCAGCGCGCAGCCGTCGAATGTCTCCATCAGCGTGCGCAGCGCTTCCAGCGTCGGCGCGGTGCGTGCGGCCTCGCGCGCGGAGGCGATCGCGGCGTCCGGCGCGATGGTGATTTCGCTGCGCGGAACGGCGGGTATCGGCGGGGGCCGCAGCGGATTGAGTGCAACTGACGGACGGGGCGCTGTGGGGGCGGGAACTGGCTCGGGCTCTTCCAGCCGGTTGATCGGCTCGTCGCCGAGCGCGCAATCGACCCCGGCCTCGAGGTAAAAGGCCAGCAATTGCTGCAGTGTAGGGGTGGGCTCGGGCGGCAGGGCTATCATGGATGTAATTTTAGCATGAACGGGAAAAGTGGAGGCTGGTTTTTGGAAAGATTATGCTCCTGTGGCGCCGCGGCCGCGCGAAACCTGGCCAAGCGCAATTCCATGGTTGTCCTTCCGCCAAAAATCGGAAACAACGACTTTTGAAAAGCTTAGAAGCGTTCTCAATGGGCTGAGATCAAGATCATGAGTGCTGAAGACCTTCCCCCGCGCGAGTCTATGGAATTCGATGTCGTCATCGTCGGCGCCGGCCCGTCGGGCCTGTCGGCCGCGATCCGGCTGAAGCAGCTCAATCCCGAGCTCTCGATCGTCGTGGTGGAGAAGGGCTCCGAGGTCGGCGCGCACATCCTCTCGGGTGCGGTGATCGATCCGGCTGGGCTCGACAAGCTCGTTCCGGACTGGCGCGAGGACGCCGACTGTCCGCTGAAGACGCAGGTCAAGGAAGACCGCTTCTACTGGACGACGTCGCAAGGCTGGTTCCGGATTCCGAACTTCATCATGCCGCCGTTGATGCACAATCATCACAACTACATCGGCTCGCTCGGCAATGTCTGCCGCTGGCTGGCGCCGAAGGCGGAAGCGCTCGGCGTCGAGATCTATCCGGGCTTTGCCGCCACGGAGGTGCTCTATGACGACAAGGGCGCGGTGCGGGGCATCGCGACCGGCGACATGGGCATCGCCAAGGACGGCAGTCACAAGGATTCCTACACCCGCGGCATGGAGCTGCTCGGCAAGTACACGCTGTTCGCCGAAGGCGCGCGGGGCTCGCTGTCGAAGCAGCTGATCGCGAAGTTCAAGCTCGACGCCAACTCCGAGCCGCCGAAATTCGGCATCGGGCTGAAGGAGGTCTGGCAGATCGATCCGGCCAAGCACCGCAAGGGGCGGGTTCAGCATACGCTGGGATGGCCGCTGAACGACAAGACCGGCGGCGGCTCGTTCCTCTATCACTACGACGACAACCGCGTCGCGGTCGGCTTCGTCGTGCATCTGAACTACAACGACCCGTATCTGTCGCCGTTCGACGAATTCCAGCGCATGAAGACGCATCCCGACATCCGCGAGCTGTTCGAAGGCGGCAAGCGGCTCGCTTATGGTGCGCGCGCCATCACCGAGGGCGGCTACCAGTCGGTGCCGCGGCTCTCCTTCGCGGGCGGCGCGCTGATCGGCTGCGCGGCCGGCTTCGTCAACGTCCCGCGCATCAAGGGCGTCCACAATGCGATGGGCTCCGGCATGCTCGCCGCCGAGCATGTCGCGGCCGCGCTCGGCGCCGGACGCGCCAATGACGAGCTGATCGAGTACGAGAATGCCTGGCGCTCGTCCTCGATCGGCAAGGACCTGTTCAAGGTCCGTAATGCCAAGCCGCTGCTGTCGAAGTTCGGCAACCTGCTCGGAATGGCGCTCTCCGGCTTCGACATGTGGTGCAACACGCTCGGCTTCTCGCTGTTCGGCACCCAGTCGCACGCCAAGCCGGACCGCAAGACGCTCGATCCGTCCAAGCAGCACCAGCCGATCGCCTATCCGAAGCCGGACGGCAAGATCTCGTTCGACAAGCTGTCGTCGGTGTTCCTGTCCAACACCAATCATGAGGAGGACCAGCCGGTCCATCTCAAGGTCGCCGACATGAACCTGCAGAAGACCTCCGAGCACGACGTGTTCGCCGGTCCCTCCAACCGCTATTGCCCCGCCGGCGTCTACGAGTGGGTCGAGGAATCGGCAGGCCCGCGCTTCCAGATCAACGCCCAGAATTGCGTCCACTGCAAAACTTGCGACGTGAAGGACCCCAACGGCAACATCACCTGGGTTCCTCCGGAGGGCGGCGGCGGTCCGAACTACGAGGCGATGTAAGGAGGGCGAAGGCGGCCGACCACATTTGCGTGAGGCCGTCCGCAGCCTGCCGCAACCTCCGCCTGGCCTCTCCTTGTGTGGAGGGGCCGGGTTGCAGCGCCGGATACAGTTGAAGACGCGGAACAGGGCGCCGCGGCGCCCGTATCCGGCGCTTTTTGCTTCTGCACGCGAATATGCCGGGCCCGGTCACGATACCGCCATAGTGGGAGCGTCTTGCGGTGGGCTGGCTGGATCGGAGGGCGTAAGGGCCTAATCTGCCAATTGATTCGGCATGGGTTACCTCCGGGCGATCCTTGCGGATAAATGCCAAAAGCGGCATTGTCGCTCGCCGTGATGCCGCCGCTTGGGTTCGCATTTTGAGACTGATCGCAGGATCTTGTCGCGAAGATCTCGTCGCGAAGATCTTGGCCGTAAATCCTTCGTGGCCTTAAACCCCTGGAGCAAGGCGAACGTGATGCTGTCCACCCGTTTCAACCGCCTGACGATTGCCGTTCTTGCTGCCGCGGCGCTTGCCGTGCCTGCGCAGCTCGCGGCGCAGACGCCCGACCATCCGACCGACAATGCCGCCCAGTTCCCGAGCAAGAACGACCTGAAGTCGCTGACCACGGCCGGCAGCTATCTCGCCGCCCGCCACGCCAGTGTCGAGCGCGATGCGGCCTCCGCCGCGGCGTTCTACCGCTCGGCGCTGCGCACCGACCCGAAGAATTCCGAGCTGCTCGACCGCGCCTTCATCTCCTCGCTCGCCGACGGCGACATCGAAGAGGCGGTGAAGCTCGCCGACCGCATCCTGACCCAGGACAAGTCCAACCGCGTCGCGCGCCTCGTCGTCGGCGTGCGCGACCTCAAGCTGAAGAAATACGCCGCCGCGCAGTCCAACATCAACCAGTCGGTGCGCGGCCCGATCACCGACCTCGTGGCGACGCTGCTGTCGGCCTGGGCGGCCTATGGCGCCGGCGACGGCAAGGGCGCGGTCGCCTCGATCGACAAGCTGACCGGCCCCGAATGGTATCCGATCTTCAAGGATCTGCACGCCGGCATGATCTACGAGCTGTCCGGCAAGGAGAAGGACGCCGGCGCCCGCTTCGAGAAGGTCTACAAGCTCGACGATTCGATGCTGCGCACGGTCGACGAATATGCCCGCTGGACCTCGCGCAACAAGGATGCCGCCGCCGCGACCGCGATGTACGAGGCGTTCGACAAGAAGCTGCCGCGTCATCCGCTGGTGCTGGAAGGCATCAAGGAGACCAAGGCCGGCAAGAAGCTGCCGCCGCTGATCGATTCGCCACAGGCCGGCGCCGCCGAGGCGCTGTACGGTATTGGCGCGACGCTGACCCGCCGCGGCGGCGAGGACCTCGCGCTGGTCTATTTGCAGCTCGCGCTCTACCTGCAGCCGAACCATCCGCTGGCGCTGCTGTCGCTCGCCGATCTCTATGAATCGGTGAAGAAGCCGCAGATGGCGATCAAGGTCTATGAGCGGATGCCGGCGTCCTCGCCGCTGAAGCGCAACGCGCAGATCCAGCTAGCGACCAATCTCGACGCCGCCGACCGCAGCGACGAAGCGATCAAGATCCTCAAGGAAGTCACATCGGATCAGCCGAAGGACATCGAAGCGATCCTGGCGCTCGGCAACATCGAGCGTGGCCGCAAGAAGTTCGCCGACTGCGCCACCACCTATTCGCAGGCGATCGACGCGCTGCCGGCCGGCAGTGGCGACAAGAACGCCTGGGTCACCTACTACTACCGCGGCATCTGCGAGGAGCGCTCCAAGCAGTGGAACAAGGCCGAGGCCGACATGCGCAAGGCACTCGAGCTGCAGCCCGAGCAGCCGCACGTACTGAACTATCTCGGCTATTCCTGGATCGACCAGGGCATCAACCTCGACGAGGGCATGAAGATGATCAAGCGTGCCGTCGATCAGCGCCCTGACGATGGCTACATCGTCGACTCCCTCGGCTGGGCCTATTACCGGATCGGCAATTACGACGAGGCGGTGAAGAACCTCGAGCGCGCGATCGACCTGAAGCCGGAAGATCCGACCATCAACGACCATCTCGGCGACGCCTATTGGCGCGTCGGCCGCACCCTGGAAGCCAAGTTCCAGTGGGCGCATGCCCGCGACCTCAAGCCCGAGCCGGAAGAGCTGCCGAAGATCCAGGCCAAGATCGACAACGGCCTGCCGGACGACACCTCGAACGCCGCCGCCGCCGACAAGAAGAAGGACGACGACGGCAAGGGCGGCTGAGCCCGGTATAACCGCCAGCCTGCATTGCCAATTGAGACGTGATGCCCGGGCCTTGTCCCGGGCATTTTGCGCCTATCCACCCGCTTCCGTCATTCAGGGGCGCCCGAAGGGCGAACCCGGAATCTCGAGATTCCGGGTTCGATGCTGCGCATCGCCCCGGAATGACGGGGCAGGAGAGACACGAAATGTCTGGGCCCGGGCATGACGGCACGGGGCGGAATTTCCATGCAAACAAAGGGATAGGATCGTGCGGCGATTTACGCTAATCGCAACACGATGTTTGTTTTTTTAGGGGTTTATCGCCGTGCCGGCGCTGATTGAAGAAGGGCGTGCCAAGGTCAACCTGACGCTGAAGGTTGTCGGACGGCGCGTCGATGGGTTTCACGACCTGGAGAGCGTCGTCGCGTTTGCCGATTGCGCCGATCGTCTCACGCTCGAGCCGGGGCCCGAGCTGTCGCTGTCGATGCTGGGGCCGCTGGCCGATGCCTGCGGCGATACATCTGATAATCTGGTGCTCAAGGCCGCGCGGCTGCTCGGCGAGCGCGTCGCCGACCTTGAGGTCGGCCACTTCACGCTGGAGAAGGTGCTGCCCGTTGCGGCCGGCATCGGCGGCGGTTCGGCGGATGCCGCGGCGGCGCTGCGGCTGCTGGCGCGGCTCAACGAGCTCTCGCTCGACGACAGCAGGATCATGGAGGTCGCGCTGCAGACCGGCGCCGACGTGCCAGTCTGCGTCGCCTCGCGCGCCTGCGACATGACCGGCGTCGGCGAGGGCCTGCTGCCGCTGGATTTGCCGAAAATGCCCTGCGTGCTGGTCAATCCGCGCGTGCCGGTTGCGACCAAGGACGTCTTCAACGCACTCGGCCTGCGCCATGGCGAGCTTTTGATCGGTGCCACCGATGTGGTGATGCAGGCGCCGGACTGGCCGGACGCCGGCCGTGCGGTCGACGACTGGATTGCGGCGCTGTCGCGCGGCACCAACGATCTCGAAGGCCCCGCCGCGCGCATCGAGCCCGTCATCAGCGACGTGTTGTCCGCGCTGCGTGCGACCGAGGCCGTTCGCCTGGTGCGCATGTCGGGCTCCGGCGCGACCTGTTTTGCCGTGTTCGGAACCGACGCCGACGCCGAGGCCGCCGGCGAGAAGCTCCGAGTTGCGCACCCCGGCTGGTGGGTGCATGCGGGTGCGCTGAGCTAGCGCGATCGCGGGGCCGCGACTTTCCTATCCATCGTCATTCCCCGGTGCGCAATTCGGTGGCCCAATGGATTCCGGGCTCGCGCCAAGTGACGCGCCCCGGAATGACATCTGGAGAGATGCGACAAGAACGCTAAGCTGCGTCCCCAACTTCAACTGTCGTCGCCCGGCTCGAACCGGGCGATCCAGTACGCCGCGGCTTCTCGGTTCAAGCACTGCCGTCTCTAGAATACTGGATCACCCGCTTTCGCGAGGGCTTTGCGAAAGTCGAACAGCTCGACGGGGCCGGACGGCTGTTGTTTGGGCCGGTTAGCGGCTGGACGGGCCAGCCATGATGGCTGGGTGCCTCGTTTGGTTAGGCGATGTGGGGTGGCGTCCTGGCCCATCGCTGGAGATTGATCGCGGTCGCGGCGAGCTGGAAAGCTGCGGCATTGCGTATCAGGCCCCGATAGCGGGCACGCGCAAGGCCGTAGACGCGCTTGAGCAATGCGAACAACGGTTCGATCGGCGCGCGTCGATGCGAGATGACCGCGTTACGACGCACCGCCCAAGGCCCCAAGCGAAGCCAGCGGTTGTGTCTGCGCATAATGCCGTCGCGAATATCCATCTGCTTCAGCCGCCCACGTCGCGCGATGGTATCGTAGGCTTTGTCAGCGTAGACTGTTGCCTCGTCGCCGCAGATCAGCTCGTCGGCGGGCACGGTGTCGTTGACATTGGCTGGCGTAAAGGCAAGGCGCCGGATGATGCGACTGCCTTGGTCCATCGCCACGTGCATCTTGTAGCCGAAGGCATATTTGCCGTCCTTCCTGGTCCAGGCGGCGTCAGGATCGTGAGGGCTTTTGACCAGCTTGCTGGCGGGGCGCCCGTCCGCATCCGGGGGCAAATCGGGATCCGGTGGTTCGGGCGGATTAACCGCCGAGCGGATCAGCGAAGCGTCAATCAATGTGCCGCGCTTCAAGACGAAGCCGGACTTCTCGATCTGCGCCGTAATCAGGGCAAAAGCGCGCTCCGCCAGCCCGCTCCTGGCCAGCTGTTCGCGGAAACGCCACAGCGTGGAATGATCCGGTACCGGCTCACTCAGCGACAGGCCCAGGAAGCGCCGGAACGACAGGCGGTCCACCAGCGCCTCCTCAAGGCCCGGATCGGACAACCCATACCATTGCTGCAGCAACAGCGCCTTAAACAGCGCCAGCGACGGGTAAGCGGGCGCTCCCATCGACCCGCTACGCAAGCCGCTCAGCAGCGCTTCAATCGCGCTCCAGTCGACCAGTTCCGATACTCGCTGCAAAGGCGCGTTGGCTCGAGCCGCGTCATTCACCAGCCCGTCGGTAAAGCTCAATTGACCAATCTGCCGCTCCGCCATCCGTTCCTCCGGCGAATCCTTCACCAAAGAGAATCATCCCGGCAGACTTCTGCAAAGCCCTCGCTTTCGCGGGTGATGACACCGGTGGCTATTCTGCATGATGCCGAGCGGCATTGCAGCGCTTCCCACCTCAACGCCGGGCAGCCTTGCGCCCCGGATTGCTTGGCAAGCTAAATCCCGTTTGCCATAACAGGATGAACAACAACGTTGCGCGTGCGGGACCGTTCGGAATCTGCCTGCAGCCAATGAGCCGGGAGGATGCCATGGCCAATATCCGAGTTCTCGCCACCGATCTCGAGTTTCCCGAAGGTCCCGTCGTCATGCCCGATGGTTCGGTCGTGCTGGTCGAGATCCGGGGCCAGCGTCTGACCCGCGTCTATCCCGACGGGCGCAAGGAGATCGTCGCCAAGGTGCCGGGCGGCCCGAACGGCGCGGCGCTCGGCCCCGACGGCAAGATGTACGTCTGCAACAATGGCGGCTTCTCCTGGATTCCGACCCGCAACATGATCATGCCGGGACCGCAGCCGGAGGATTATCTCGGCGGCTCGATCCAGCGCGTCGATCTGCAATCCGGCAAGGTCGAGACCGTGGTGACGAAGTGCGGCGAGCACGAGCTGCGCGGGCCCAACGACCTGGTGTTCGACAGGCAAGGCGGCCTGTGGTTCTCCGATCTCGGCAAGCGCCGTGCCCGCGAGATGGATGTCGGCGCGTTCTATTATCTGAAGCCCGGCATGAACGAGATCGTCGAGGCGGTGCACGGCATCCTGCCGGCCAACGGCATCGGCCTGTCGCCGGACGAGAAGACCGTCTACATCGCGGAGACGCCGACGGCGCGGCTGTGGGCTTACGAAGTGTCCGAGCCCGGCACCATCAAGCCGCGCGACGTGATCTATCGCGGCGAGCGCGGCAAGCCGATCGCCGGCCTCGGCGGCTACCAGATGTTCGACTCGCTCGCCGTCGAAGCGAACGGCAATGTCTGCGTCGCGACGCTGATCTCGGGCTGCATCTCGGTGATCGCGC
This Bradyrhizobium sp. CCBAU 53421 DNA region includes the following protein-coding sequences:
- a CDS encoding ribonuclease HII gives rise to the protein MIRDKSKSASKSVSKKKSAEPAVPAKRVIAVTRPSFRRERALIKRGVWPVAGCDEAGRGPLAGPVVAAAVVLDPDRVPKGLDDSKRLTAERREELFEEICATAAFAVAVASPARIDRDNILRASLWALARAVHALPEMPKHVFVDGRDKLATPCDCDAVIGGDGIVASIAAASIIAKVTRDRLMCALALDCPGYGFEQHKGYGVPEHLEALERLGPSSHHRSFFAPVVAARLKHFPVAAEPDLFTVDATSEAAASEAA
- a CDS encoding uracil-DNA glycosylase family protein, yielding MIALPPEPTPTLQQLLAFYLEAGVDCALGDEPINRLEEPEPVPAPTAPRPSVALNPLRPPPIPAVPRSEITIAPDAAIASAREAARTAPTLEALRTLMETFDGCALKHTATRLVFADGNPEARVMFVGEAPGRDEDIEGLPFVGRSGKLLDRMIAAIGLDRSKAYIANVIPWRPPGNRTPTPQETQVCLPFIQRHIELVNPDVLVTLGNPSTQALLGTREGIMRTRGKWIDYDTGTRTIRAVATFHPAYLLRSPSYKRLSWQDLRAIAKVLQPAAG
- a CDS encoding PA0069 family radical SAM protein; the encoded protein is MSRASSHALKHPPVTAPSDNPAGAPSPVPAPFPELAVAIERQRRRGRGAQSNASGRYEAEARVAFDDGWQSLEDLPPFTTSVALDTSRKVITRNESPDIGFDRSINPYRGCEHGCVYCFARPTHAYLGLSPGLDFESKLFAKPDAPALLEKELAAPDYEARMIAIGTNTDPYQPIERDRKIMRGILEVLERAGHPVGIVTKSALVTRDIDILARMAKRNLAKVALSVTTLDPKLARTMEPRASTPPKRLEAIKRLAEAGIPTTVMVAPVIPALNDSEIERILDAAAHAGAREASYVLLRLPLEVRDLFREWLMANYPDRYRHVFTLIRDMRGGRDYDSQWGTRMKGTGPMAWMIGRRFEIACEKLGLNKRRTKLTTDHFAKPKRSGQQLSLF
- a CDS encoding electron transfer flavoprotein-ubiquinone oxidoreductase — its product is MSAEDLPPRESMEFDVVIVGAGPSGLSAAIRLKQLNPELSIVVVEKGSEVGAHILSGAVIDPAGLDKLVPDWREDADCPLKTQVKEDRFYWTTSQGWFRIPNFIMPPLMHNHHNYIGSLGNVCRWLAPKAEALGVEIYPGFAATEVLYDDKGAVRGIATGDMGIAKDGSHKDSYTRGMELLGKYTLFAEGARGSLSKQLIAKFKLDANSEPPKFGIGLKEVWQIDPAKHRKGRVQHTLGWPLNDKTGGGSFLYHYDDNRVAVGFVVHLNYNDPYLSPFDEFQRMKTHPDIRELFEGGKRLAYGARAITEGGYQSVPRLSFAGGALIGCAAGFVNVPRIKGVHNAMGSGMLAAEHVAAALGAGRANDELIEYENAWRSSSIGKDLFKVRNAKPLLSKFGNLLGMALSGFDMWCNTLGFSLFGTQSHAKPDRKTLDPSKQHQPIAYPKPDGKISFDKLSSVFLSNTNHEEDQPVHLKVADMNLQKTSEHDVFAGPSNRYCPAGVYEWVEESAGPRFQINAQNCVHCKTCDVKDPNGNITWVPPEGGGGPNYEAM
- a CDS encoding VOC family protein, whose product is MSNAPTARFTVLTLGVSDMRASIAFYESLGFTRKMRATGEEVAFFETGGTVLGLFPWHLLADDAGLPDQPRPAAFHGVAIAWNCNDDIEVDRVMAFALSKGATLLKPAQPTSYGGYCGYFGDPDGHAWEVVRAPGFEVLDSGRVSIPD
- a CDS encoding glycosyltransferase family 39 protein, with translation MRFTSLVVELIRARPRLVVWVVVLVQAAIWLLLPLIFYGSPPGNLATVLAFGREYQVGTDMGPPLSFWLADIAFRAAGNHVFGVYLLAQVCEIVTFIAFYQLARAIVGGPQGVLAVLLSMTVVVFSSPSVEFGPLILARPLWALLLLHSWQLIGQNRRAAWFAWSIDCGLLLLTTPAAIGMILLVVGFALATERGRRTLRAVDPLYALLVVIVLALPYLIWLVRADALALPALPALAELKARALRWGVVLGGLIVATAAIAVLAILNSRWFARDGEDAPIIYRPPVSPLAQQFVYFFAFAPAIVSSFVSGLFDLDRAFGGAGVALLMSGLAVVVATGDLIHLRRQRLLRSVWAFAIAAPAALALAAALFLPWTSTTEVPTSLPATAMGRFFDDSYERRTNQRLRAVAGDPEIASLIAMNGRRPHLLLDAAPQRTPWLTVARFNETGGVVVWRAQDTAGTPPPDLAQRFPGLVPEVPRSFDRLVNGRQPVLRIGWAIVRPKG
- a CDS encoding tetratricopeptide repeat protein — translated: MLSTRFNRLTIAVLAAAALAVPAQLAAQTPDHPTDNAAQFPSKNDLKSLTTAGSYLAARHASVERDAASAAAFYRSALRTDPKNSELLDRAFISSLADGDIEEAVKLADRILTQDKSNRVARLVVGVRDLKLKKYAAAQSNINQSVRGPITDLVATLLSAWAAYGAGDGKGAVASIDKLTGPEWYPIFKDLHAGMIYELSGKEKDAGARFEKVYKLDDSMLRTVDEYARWTSRNKDAAAATAMYEAFDKKLPRHPLVLEGIKETKAGKKLPPLIDSPQAGAAEALYGIGATLTRRGGEDLALVYLQLALYLQPNHPLALLSLADLYESVKKPQMAIKVYERMPASSPLKRNAQIQLATNLDAADRSDEAIKILKEVTSDQPKDIEAILALGNIERGRKKFADCATTYSQAIDALPAGSGDKNAWVTYYYRGICEERSKQWNKAEADMRKALELQPEQPHVLNYLGYSWIDQGINLDEGMKMIKRAVDQRPDDGYIVDSLGWAYYRIGNYDEAVKNLERAIDLKPEDPTINDHLGDAYWRVGRTLEAKFQWAHARDLKPEPEELPKIQAKIDNGLPDDTSNAAAADKKKDDDGKGG